The region GCTCAGAACCTACGCACGAAACTGATTAGTGTCAATGACCACTGACTTTTGCAGATGAGACAAATAAATAACCACAAAAATGgctgttattaaaaatataatgctatCTTGTATCAGCTAGATGATCTAAAGGACTAAAAATGTCTGTAGGCGTGAGTCTGCCAAGTTAGACAACGGGTTCCGTATCGTTAAGAAAGTGTACATATAATTACGATACACATACTGTACCTAGTAAGTTCATTTTATAGTATAGGTTCTGCTAAACTTCCTATTTACATCACAGTTGAagtgtttaccagtgggaggctcctttgcacaggatgccggttagattatgggtaccacaacggtgcctatttctgctttcttaacatcttatgtctcaaggtgacgagcgcaattgtattgccgctcagaatttttgggttattcaagaatcctgagcggcactgcattgtaatgggtagggcgtatcaattaacagcACCTGgccgttctgctcgtctcgtcccttattttcataaaaaaaagaattcaaaatCCTTATCTGCTGGTAAGATGGGCTATTATCCCAGAACGATTGTGtttttgtacaatatttgtTCGCAAACTTCGTCGATAAGGAGAGGGGAGTATTTTTCTTAATGTGACATGAATTTAGATCCTTTGTATCtccagatagactgtgacaactgtgaaaacgtcgaaaaaaatggtcgatagttaacctctattttgagcaatgcacgcacactaacacaaagtgacatacctacaaatcgcgagtacacagcttgtcacgcacactaaagtaataagtgtggtgttttcatcagttgtctagcagcatgAGGCTCtgtctaaacgtataaattatctaaggatatGAAGGTATtcgttaaaaataaaagaagaatacgGTATTCGGCCATGCTAACTGACACATGTCATAGTTCAATAATCATCACCGCGTCGCTTGAAGTTTTGGTTGTTTTATAACGCGTTATCATTGACATCTgaggtgtgacgtcataatgacCAGACCACAGACCAAAAAAACACGAATTTTTACATAATGAAtgcttattaataatttatttacctaTTTAACTTTATTGTTAGGTACTATCATTGAAACTAGACGGGGCCTGTATCAGTTAGTTAGTTACTTCCAGAGACATTCGTAATATGTCCAAATTATACAGCTTAGAATTGTTGATATCGTTGAACACCCCGACTTTTGTAAATGATCCTGGCGCTATTTCGCGATAGAAATATGTActtaagtaatatataaaagaacACGTGAGTgtcgacagaagtgataacttaaattaATCTTAAAGTGAACTATTTAATTGGttataacttaaatttttaattcttaatataatatgatatatgtatatatgaaaatgtaaggaaagattatttattaataaaatatcttattgatttttaaatatatttaattcttagttacaattcttgagtatgaacattagaattttgtgtatatacattattagtacttatcattatttaaccctataaaagtaacaattggttagagtgagagaggaggctTACCTAcagctgccgtatgcgtgagagaaagggaagccagacagactggcgccgtaacgcgttacgttacgaagttATCAGTTCAAGAAAATGTAACTATTTGCATGAAATTTCTACTTCCActcctttttaagtttgttgGCGTGCATACGCTTGTTTCTTATAGTACCTTTATCTACGGCCCAGGAAAAcgtaaaatataacaaatatagtGTAGAGTCGAGGTTGAGAATTTATTATGTGGCGCTTGCAATGTAATCACTCAAATGGAGTGGGTGTGTTGCTGGGCAAAATAGATATTAAAgactaaccagtgggaggctcctttgcacaagacgCCCGCTaaattatgggcaccacaacgacatctttttctgcagtgaagcagtaattactgtgtttcggtctgaagagcgcagttgtagtgccgctcagcatttttgaagtttttcaataatcctgagcggcactatattgtaatcggcagggcgtatcaattaccatcatcatTTTGTTCTCGACCATTCTTTCggcattttttttcatataaggaCACGATCCGCGTCGACCTTGACAACAATTACTTTTCAacctttataaaatactagctgacccagcaaacgttgtattgccgatattaaaatcgcgatacaaaagtaactgttgattgtagataggtgaaaatttgttgttgtatgtattttttaatgctgactcataatcaaacaaaagtataaaaaattgtcaaaaaaattaaaaaaaaatcgtgtggaccacccttaacatttagggggatgaaaaatagatgttgtccgattctcagacctacccaatatgcactcaaaatttcatgagaatcggtcaagccctttcggaggacttcaatgtttaacaccatgacatgagaattttatgtatgagattagaaaataatttccgaaattattataaaatttttattcaactcGCTGTTTCACGTTCTTTACAGGgtgcaataaatatttaataaaataaaaatactcaactACGTTTTATCACTTTTATTTCTCAACTCCTCtcagaaacaataaaatatgacTTTGGTATATGTATCTACAAACTATTCATGTGTTTGAACATTTATGACTACTTAGGCTTATTATCTccatatgaaaataattattgttacaatAAGTACACAAATCTATTAAAACTTCAATAGCAACAACAGTAAAATTCATTTAtccttaataataaatcacatattatgtaaatgaaaataacacattttatatcttaatataaacaAGACACCATTAACTAGTTTGTAAACATTAACggctttataaataaaattggtataaagttattactaagcataaaccaagaatatataaaatgtttacaaatagacattttgcttaccaATGGTTTGTTTGGATATATAACGTTTCCctcgtttatttgcaaggcaattttgcattttctttgtttatcatcagttataactttataccaagttcatTTGTAAGGCCATAAAAGTTAGCTTATAATTTATCAGCTACcattataatattcaaactaTCTGTCTATGACAACTTTGATATAACTTACACAGTAACAAACTAATCTACAGGGGCTCTAATTTGAGCACTGGAATTCCGGAcatttagtaatataatattatgataacatgTAATAATGAAATCATAGCGGTGCAGAGACTGTGCATTTAATAATTCCtatataaaatcatttgtatatatgttTAACTTACGTAACCAACTCCAAAAAATAGTTTCTAGCATTTTTTGTGTTTGTTGATTTGCTAGAGCACACTTATCTCAGAAACAGCTAaatccattttatttttttttaaatgaaaataagggacaaatcgattaggacgttcagctggtggtaattcatacgccctgccctgcccattacaatgaaggattcatgaaaaacccaaaacttctgagtggcactacaattgcgctcgtcggcttaagacaagatattaagtctcatttgggcagtaatttcgctagctatggcgcctatcagactgaaacacagtaatgtttacacataagcACTTCACGGCCGAAAAAGGCACCATTGAGGTACCCGTAATATAGCTGCCATGAAAAGTAAGTTAATTGAGAATAATACTCTGAAATATCTCAACACTTAAATAAgacatgatttttttaataatgtccatatttttttcattgacaGTGATTTTAAATCTCAATATAAATCAATAagttgtaatataaatttttttacataaccTCAGATTTATTAAGGAAAgaaaaaaaccataaaaatttaatggcaagacatgtaaatatatataaaataaaattgtatacaattactaagataatatattagtttattttttgtacataaaactattaaattgaACAATCTATGAAACTAACTTaatcttttataattttgtacatttatgtatgttttgtgCCATTATATTGGAAGACTACAATTCACAGAAAATCACCACATagaatgttattaaaaaaaaactttgctaTAATCTTTAACTATTGgacatttaaaaattgtataactaTTGGTTGATTCTTAGTTTATATATTACACTGAATCATGCAACCATCATTactatagtatattattaagATATGGCAACATTATGACTTCATAAGTTATGTGcacaacaatttttaaatttttaagatcTCGTAATTGCagttttgtaaaaatttatgttAACAAAGAAGTGTTTATAATATCCCAAATTCAAAGTTTTAAAGAGTCCAAATATTGTGTTACCTTTGGCCAAATTTCATCTGAAGTTTTACCTTCAAAGTTCTTGAGTATACCTTTCtctaaataaaaatctattacaGGTCTTGTCATTCTGTCATAAATTTCTAGTCGCTTCTTAACTGCGTCAGGTTTATCGTCAGGTCTCTGTATTAAGTCTTCACCAGTAACATCATCTTTTCCTAGCACTTTTGGTGTGTTAAAACCAATATTGTAGACTCTACCTGATGATAAATGTACCCACCGATTTTTAACCCTATCAATTATAATGTCAAAAGGCACTACTAAGTTTAAAACAACATCTACTGGCTGTAATTTCCATAAAGCATTTGCTTGGGTCACAGTTCTAGGAAAACCATCTAATAGCCATGCCCGATTTTCCACCTTTTTCAATTCAGCAAccataaatttaataatcacaTCATCAGGTACTAATTTGCCTTCACTTAAATAGCTCTGGACTTCCTTACCCAGGTCTGTCTTCCTTTCTATATGGTCTCTAAGCTTATCACCACTTGATACATGTTCAAtagcatatttttttactattctcGTTGATATCGTCCCTTTTCCTGAAGCTGGGGCGCCTAAAATTAACGCTTTTAGCAATTTTGATCTTAACATTATGAATCGTCTAGCTATCGACCTTCAATAAGATTGTACTTTGATATTAACACGACTATAAACACGTCACACGTGAGGTCACAGACAGAATCTAACGACATACAACTTCCATTACACACTTCGCTATATGATAcacaaatcataaaatataatcatcCAAATCGCTTATCATCCACTTCGAACGATAAACCGATGCATATCACATTATTTcttagtattattagtatataaataatcttaaataatattgcacaattactataaaatatttaatgtttgtgAATAGATAcgcaaatttaaaatataaaaccaaaacgaataaattaaactaaacacACCAActctaaaatatttcaatacattCATTAAGATAGGacataaacatttaatttgtttacaaaaaactaTAGGTTagaagtacctacctatttatttattcgtattgATTATTACGAAATACGAACCAAAGAGAATATAACCACTACGTCCATTACGAACTACGAAACGTAGTATTAATAAACTGTCAAAAATAGGTTGACAATGACTGCTATTGTCACGTTGGCACATTATAACGTTAACGGGTGGTCTAATGTCGGATCGCACCTGAGAATGGCAcagtctccttttttttttactaaagtcctaatagataaaattattaGGTTTCTCATTCACTCTTTCGAGAAGGCGTCTAGACACGTAATCCTtgattaatatgtttattttgtttttttcatgaACAGTAATGAAGACAGTAACAAAAACCCTTATAATGGCTTATGTATTGAGACtgcttttgtaataaatacggACCTAAAAGTATGTCTTTCTGAACATAGATGAACTTTGTGAGCAGCATTGTGTTTTTGTTCGTAATAATTTGATAGTGTTTCAATCACGGTAACgaagtcacggaaatgacacttatgaatgtcaaaaaaatatttttcttattgaatctaccgctacttcgtaaagggttgagctaatgagaagaagtagcaagaaactcattgccactcttttatatcaatatttgcatatccatcgatttacaaatcatttcaattacaatataatatgtaaaattatgcaacaaacatactcaaacgtcaaatagccttacatgagtaagtcaaaaaagtaaatgtgaaTTAATACAATTTCACATTGCTCACTACAATATTATCAGGagagcgatggctggtccatgcatcaTGCTCGTGAATCAGAGCTTGTTGGTGTAACTAGTCCTATCATCACgtatttacctttttattgttacttcttaagttattaattttgttccacaaaaatatttaactctATCCTTGGATAGATCTAGGGACCAGCTCCTTTTTTGTTTTCTCCAAttcttttaagtatttattggGCTGATTACTACACTTAATACAATGGGTAATCTATTCGtcttatttttaagtatttttctcttatttttttttacaacaagatgTTTGAGCCAAAAtgttctttatatatttttgttacatccGACAAACTTCAATTAATAAatcacaaattaattaaaaacctgAAATCCTTCATttaagtacaatattattttcattcatgTTAGtggtaattagtaaaaatacaGGCATTCCTGATCATAAGTGTAACATTTTTGGcctttaagtaaataaattattgtagatTTTAGATGTTGAAACCAAAACAAAGAATAGTATTTTCGTTTTCTTGGTATATTTTTGATAGGTCACATAAAATAGAATCAAACTATAAACATACAGTACAAATTCGTTACTTCATTTAATTGTACAAATTACTTTACAGAATGGCGCTTGTAATGCTACCTTGTGACCTTCCATGGTGGACATCAGTCCAACGACACCTGAAGCATCTCCTAGTTGCCTCTTCATCTGCTAAGTTAACTGCCAGTATGCTAAAAATCCACGACATGTGCAAGTTAGTACTGCAACCTAATTTTAACAGTTCAGTAACAGAACGGTCGTTTTGTATTTCTGGAATCATTCTATTCAAAGacattaaaagaaaatagtCACGCAGCGATCAAGTGTCCTCTTCTCCTCGATGCTCGTTCTATCGGCGCAGTGTTTAGATATAAAACGTGCAATGCGTAACGAATACCGACAAAAATGCTGAATTATTCCATATTGAGGTGTAAAAATAGAACAGTAGTTCAAACCAATGCTCATGTAACATTACCTAGTTACTACAACTGACTTGGTTCAAATTCTTCTTcgttcttaaaaaatatatatatatataccagctgacccagcaaacgttgtattgccgatattaaaatcgcgatacaaaagtaactgttgatcgtagatgggtgaaaatttgaagttgtatgtatttttaatgctgactcataacaaaaccaatttaaaaaaaaaataaaaaaaataaaaaaaaaatcgtgtggaccacccttaacatttagggggatgaaaaatagatgttgtccgattctcagacctacccaatatgcactcaaaatttcatgagaatcggtcaagccgtttcggaggagttcaaagtttaacaccatgacacgagaattttatatattagaattaaaaagtaatatgttATTGTTTAATATACATGTTGTATAAGATATGTATAATCGTGAGATTTACAGCTTCTGGGCATTTAAACAGTACAATGATTATCAAAGAACTTAGTCTTATAATATACAGTTTTATCCATATACTTGCAATATACTATAATGCGTGCAAAAGAGAAGATCATTGCTAACGGAGATACCGCTAGATCCAAAAatgtaagcgaatctattgttactgtaactgattttgattgacaagccCTAACcagtcagccacacttggcTCTAGCTCCTTACTATTTCGAATATTAAGCCACTAATTAACGTACCCACTCAAAATTGGTCAagtattatcgggctgtcaggtctaTGGTTCTATCATAGCGCTAGCGCTTGGCGGGAAGCgatatgattggtttattttgATCGCGTCATGGACACCACGCCCTTAAACCCCGCAAAAATGGTGGACGCGGAGTTCATAGTAATAGATAGTTTGTATTATTGTCTATTCTCTTTAAATGTCTTTGGTTctattattcaattttatcaTTGTCGTGCCTGCTTGCTGTCAAATAGAGAATCAAATCGTGCTTAAATAAATTCGTGCGCTACTCTTACTGGGCTGCTCTGCTGCAATCACTCATAACATTCGcccttatttatattaaatatttctcataaaaaaaatcgaaataaGTTCTATTAAAGCCACATGTGAATTAAAATGAGGAttgatatcattaaaaaataggCCAATAAAGCTGGCAATCTAATCAACACAATTTCATTTGGATTCATTTTCTAATTTTCATCCAATAAATGAATGTAGAGCTTGATTTCAACCTCTATTGAGTGGTCTCGTCCGGCGAAATAAATTACTGCTTACAATTACTGttaggaaaaaaaaattgcaagcGAAAAaagtcatataaaaatatataatatggtatCCATAATATAGATACCCCGCACTACGCTCAAGTTGTGCCGTTGCTGGATTTTTGCTTGCAGGGCAGTGTGAGTGTGGCTGCACGAATGTATTTTAGTCTCTCTGCTATCATTAAAGTACTTTTATTAGAGTTACTATGAGACTGGTATGCTTATGCCCCTTCCAGGATTTGCCAGAGTTAGATGATGCTGTATGGTAACGACGAAATAACGGTATGTTGATGAAATGGAGAGCGTTTCGCACAGTGCTGCATTGCATTGAAGAAAGATTCAATAACAGTGGTGGCTTATGGGCGGCATGGCAAGCACGGATGGAAAATCCGAACTTTTATGTTAGGAGTTCGCATACTAAGTGTCTGAAGTCATTCGACACCCTATGCACATTTTGCTGTCAAGAGTCTATTTTTGTCTAGGACAATGCCAGAGCTTATACTGCAggcattatatattataaaatctgaGCAAACTCGGTATTACGGTTATGAGCTGGTCAGCACGAAGCCCGGATATGAATCTCATACAACACCTATGAGAAGAGACGAGTGCACAGAAATGCTGCTCTGGAAACGCTTGGCTAGCCTAAACAGCTGTACAAGAAAGTTGGATAATATCAAAGACAACACATCACACCATGGTGATTCTCGTCCGTACCATCAGGAACCGCATATAAGCAGTGATGGAGAATCCGGGATGTAAATAAGAGACActgcatcatcatcagccggaagacatccactgctggacaaaggcctcctccaaagatttccacgacgatcggtcctgcgctgcccccatccgacgtattccggtgatcttgaccatatcgtcggtccatcttgtggggggcctaccaacatccatctgtctgtcgaactatgtatcctgcccactgccacttcagtttcgcaatcattattCAGAtactgtattatttaatttttaatatttttagttattatatgatatattataatatcagcaattaacaggcattatatatttttgaggTGTTACGATATTTTTGATGAGaagtgtatttaataaatataaattctcTTGGGAATTATTGCATTATGATCTTAGCATAGCGCACTCTTTTCCCGATTAAATTATCCGTATCCTGGCTTCCGAATGCACGTCTTTCATATAGCAGTTACAATTATCAGGGACAAAAAGAAAACTTGGTTAAAGTGCGCTAGAGCGGTTTCAGTCAAACAGCAAATCCCAGAAGCTAATTTCGACATAAACTGTGACACGACAGAGTATACCTTGCAGATCATAATTTTATACGTTTACTTCCAGCATTGGCATCGACCCAGATGACGACATTAAGGACCCCGATCTATTGAAAGGGTTAGAACAGTTCTTAGAAGAGGAGCTAAGCGATGAAGAGCGTAGAGTTTTTTTAGATAACACAATACGAATTATGGTCAATAGAGCTTTACATCTGAAAAAATGGCGACCGCCAAAAGGACTTATGTTTAGTCTTCAACAGCAGagtacgtatatatatatatttctttttttattaaacgctaccaaatagtttatttaatgtaaatagttACTGGCCAGTATTCTTCATCGAATAAAACATCAATAGCTGCGAGCAGAAACAATAGGTTAAGTACCTATTACTTTGTATTACCTATTTTTCACCAAAAAGGAAAGTTACCGGTTCCTGCGAGGCCTAAGACGAAGTCGAAGGCCTCAGCAATTCCGAATGGTGAAATTACATTATCTTCCGAGTTAATATATAGTTGTAGGTACACTTTACCAACAAggaaaagaaaaacaatttttcataaatttagcACTCAAAGttcaaatgtttaaatttataaattgaataCATAAACTATTTGAAGTCTTTAACatccttataaaatattattactgacACAtagatttcataaaaaaaaattctaaaattttgaacaatatctccttgtttttttttcaggtgAGTCAAATGAGCTCGATTATAACTTCCTATCTTCGCTTATTGCCCACGCGTTCTTCTCAACATTTCCGAAGAGGACTCTTAAAACACACCCGACTCTGCaagattttaattttacacatttttttaggAATTTACATAGGTATCTTATCCGCCTTTTATTATACGCACACCACAAAATATTCCGCATTGTATCCTGCCTGAAAACTTATTAGCATACTCATATAAAGAAAAACTTGACAGTTTGTACAAATCTGCAAAGTCGCACTCTGacagcggaacggcaaaagtgcgcttaaagacaatgtattctatgcacacttttctccttagtcgtgtgtcaagtgccgtccgaatcaaatctgaattaaataaatgttttacattgctgcttattgaccaagaatattttaaactactGGATTAAATGCCGCAATGAATacacatagcagtcgaagcttagtgtggtgtaatttgtggcatgttccatatttcggctttgtttgtATACGACGTGATATacgttaatataatatgtaaaacgtCATTGACAAAACCTCACATTTCTTCAGACCAGAAGATTCAGAAGACCAAAGTTTTGGTGCAAAGAGTAAATCCTACATTGGCACAATCCATAGTATAACTGACATTGACTGTGACAGATAGGCTGTTTCAGTCAATGGCCCAGCACGACAAGTCTCACCATTTCTCTTGCAAGATAGGCCCAAGGTCCATGCtttgaatttttaatatgaCATTATAGTTAATTCGTATCTCGTTAACAGCGACGGccgaataattattatttctgaaCCATCCCTTGCATATCACTCCCGCCCTGAGAACTTACCTTCTCTCACGCGACTTTTCCTTCTATGCGAGATTCTATTTCGCTAAGGGATAGGGGTTTTAgggttttatatttaatatcagTTTACTTCATGTATGaaaacatacattattttggaccattttttttgtaaatattcaaatttatggccaaaaatttatatacctactatGATATTTCGGCCCTGTTATCTGGAACATCAACCATTGTTGGAATGgtcattgtaaaaaatattatatgtttgaattaaatttcttatataataCTGTTAATTAAACACATACCTATATTTTAGATACTCCAAGTTTGAGTTTTACAAACAATAgcttgattgttttttttttgtgaaactcTCATGTTTGAGTAAGACACCTAATATAAAGCAAATACAATTTGGTGCAAATTATGACAGCTGAATAAATCAATATACTAGCTTTAATATTTAAGATATGCCCCTTATAAGTTACCAAAATACTTACAAGTTACCGACAATGCaaaatattttccttaaatatgtaggtacttacctacaatataaatttaaatctatttttacAGAAAGAGTCAACGAAGTAAATTAAAAAGCCTGTTGTACTACTACGAGTGGCTTGatagaaataataatgaaggacaaataaaattaagcaGACAAGTAAGTTATATGACGTATTTAATACCTAATAAAAacgtgataatttttttattaattcacacaaattattatgttgccctaaactaggcatagtctgtaccattcgaaatattttttaattggtgAAACTGACAAATATGACGCATACGATTGCACTAATGCACCTTTTACTATAATAGATGAAAATCAGAAATATCACGCATACGATCACACTGATTCACCTTTCAGTATAATTGGTGAAACTCACAAATACCACGCATTCGATCACATTAATTAACCGTTCCGTATAATTGGTGGAACTCACAAATATCATGCATATGATCACGCTGATTCaactttttgttataatttgtgATACTCACAAATAACACGCAATCTATCACACCGATTCACCTTTCGGTATAATTGGTGAAACTCACAAATATTACGCATTCGAACATATTGATTCACCTTTCGGTATAATTAGTGAAACTCAAAAATGGCACGCATTCGATCACGCTGATTCACCTTTTGGTATAATTGTTGAAACTCATAATTATCACTGGACTAACttaattaacattttgtttaagGTGATGACCTCAAAACAATGGTTAACAATAGAAGACTGGTTAGAATGTACTCTTCCTTTATGTAAATTAATGGTGAGACATGAGGGTAGACCTGAGAGATGTGAAAATGAAGAGGCAATGAGGCTATGTTTTGCAACCAGAAGAATTGGTGGAGATGTCCTTATTGACGGAGAATCGCAGGTGTTGCATGAGTTTGCGTAAAACCTAACActtaatactatgtaataaaCTTTTTAAGCTAAGGCATTTAATTAAGTTAGtctttagtaataaaatttagaaGGAAGAATTATGTAGTTGCCACAGTAACTCTAGGGTAACAACGCTTAGAGAATGACGGTAGttgtaaattttcatataacatACTTTAAAACTGCGGTGTCTTCGATATCATAAGAAAAGCTTATTTaagtacattttaaattgttatttgacGGGACTTTTGCTTGTACATATTGTTTAAGATCTCAACTTACTCGGAAAATTTTGTACCTAATATGTTATACTCGTATTTATCAGTTAAAACGAATATCGGAactaaaaatgaataatattgtattgtattttttatattgattatgGTTCAAGTATGAATCTACAATAATTGAGTAGTTCTTGGATCTCTGAACTTTATTGAACTTATCAATTATGCACTAATTGTTAGTACGTAATCGTATATAGTATGCATCTTTTATGAGAAACAGACAAGACAACCAGGATAAGTGATACGCCcaacccattataatgcagtgcccctcaggattcttgaaaaacccaaactaTGAGCGGGAACacaaattgcgctcgtcaccttgggacataagatgttaaatctcatttggccagtaatttcactagctaaggcgcacttcaaactgaaacacaataatgctcacacattattgcttcacggtagttataggcgcccttgtggtacccatattctatcAGGCATCCtatgcataggagcctcccactagtagtAAAATTTGTTCGTTAATTGACATATTTAttatccaaacaaaacaaaaagtaataaaattcgGTAATTTA is a window of Leptidea sinapis chromosome 23, ilLepSina1.1, whole genome shotgun sequence DNA encoding:
- the LOC126971247 gene encoding GTP:AMP phosphotransferase AK3, mitochondrial — protein: MLRSKLLKALILGAPASGKGTISTRIVKKYAIEHVSSGDKLRDHIERKTDLGKEVQSYLSEGKLVPDDVIIKFMVAELKKVENRAWLLDGFPRTVTQANALWKLQPVDVVLNLVVPFDIIIDRVKNRWVHLSSGRVYNIGFNTPKVLGKDDVTGEDLIQRPDDKPDAVKKRLEIYDRMTRPVIDFYLEKGILKNFEGKTSDEIWPKVTQYLDSLKL